CTGGAGTTCGTCACACGCAGTGTCTAAACACTAACCTGCCAGATGTGTTAGGATCTTTTTTCTGAGGCAGCAGTTCCCATCAACGGGCAGAAGCAATTACTAGAGGTTATCACAGGTCATCAACTGCAGAGCGGCGCAGATTTGGATTTCCTCCCTCTCTTCAAGCTCCTTtctctacttttaaatataaagattcCTGAATAAcatgtaaagaaaatatgttgtttacaCCCTGAGAAGTTAAAAGAGTGAATTTTAAGAAGTTTTATTAGCGTTGGAAACGGCATTTACCATATGtcatgtctgtctatctgttgccatcccagaatgcattgccaTTTGATGCAGTAACATGATCTAAATAAAATCCAGATGTACTCCACCAATTGGTCTAATTCCTTCAAGCCTCGATATTTCacattacatatattaatcatCTGAGGCATGTCACAGATTTCTGCACTGATAACAACATCCCTCCCTTCAAACGACAGCTGACTCATTCCAATCAAACCAGTGGGGCGGTTATCAAAACAATGCTGCAAAAAGGGAGGGAGACCGACATTTCCCGGGCTGTTGCACTCAAGTGACAAAACATTAAGTGCTTCCACCTTTAGTTTATGAAACTGCGGTTTCAGTTATCCAACTCAAAGAACCGATCACAAGCTGTAAAGGTCAATTCAGagggttttttaaataaacactaagAAAGGTCATACAAAAATATTCTATTACCATCTTCAGAACTACACCCTTGAAGGAATGGCTGATAAAAGCTTCAAATTCTATTATTCCGTACAAGACAACAGGTGCGGACTTGCCGAGGTATCAGGTTTTTTTTGCCATTAGCTTGCCAAGATAATCTGTTACTGTTGGACATAACGTTTCCACATGCAAAAACGGTCCATTTTCATACAATTACTCTCAACTTGATTCAACCTGCTGTTGTTTATCTTCAACGGCAGAATCTTAGACATTGTCAGTGCAGTTCACGAAGAGCCCTTCTCTTGTCCTCAGGCTGAAAGCCTCTCTCCAGGGTCCTGAAGCATGGGCTGTAGGCCTAGAGCTGGTCCAGGGCAAGGGGCCAAACATATCAACAAGCCAGTGCCCTCCCTGTAGGGCCCCACGATTAGTCCTCCTCTGAGGAAAGCTGGGCCCCATCATCATGCACCTCTCGGTAGGCTGCCAGTGGTCCTCCTTCGGGGTTGTAACTCTCCATCTTGAAACTCAAACCATCTGCCAGCTTCTGGGCAGCTTGTTTGGCCTGCAACTCCTGAAATGAGCAGTATACACAATAACATGAATACAGAATGAGAAACGCCCACACACAAGTGGTAAACATGTATATGTTTTATACTCTCTGCCAGGAGTATTCAAGTAGTACTTCCTCTCAACATCTCAAAACAGTTGAAGCTTTCGTGGGATAAAACTTTTTTGAGGCCTCAGATGCTATGAAATTTCATTTATCACTTTGATATTTCAAATCTCTGTTTCTCTGCTCTGCTATAAGCATGACATCCTCTACCTACCAGGTGTTTTCTGGTCTGCTCTTGCAGAAGGGCAGCTGATTCCTCTAATGGCAGCAGCTGGGCGGGACTGTGGTGCAGGGGTGGAAGCTTAGCAGCAGTGATGTCATCCAGGTGTTTTCGGTCCCGTTGTCTTCTGGCCTCTGCAGTAAGTGGTGTGGTGCTGCCAGAGGCCTGACTAGGCGATGAAGACTCAGATTTTACAGCTAACCTAAATAAAACACAGATACTTTTATCCATTTAAACTACAATATGTATTATACAGGCTCATGCATTTCCTGTGACTTTTGATTTATATTGGAAATATAAAGTCAGTGAGTTAAAGGGTagttcgaaaaaaaaaaaaaaaaaattcaccctcatgttgttcgaAACCCATGAGACTTTGGTTCGTTTTGATAGTTCAGGTAACCACGACTTAGGAGATCCAGAAAGGTAAAATTAACCCATATGAATAGTTTGTTTTAATGCAAGTGCTGTGAAGAAATATAATCGCTTTATATGAATGGTAGAACAAACCTCAATGGTTCTTGTGTATCATGCATGCACATTTGAGCTTCCATGtttaccatatgtgaccctggaccacaaaacaagtcacacaaatatatttgtatgtatttccATGTTCCAAATGTTCTATAAAGACATACTGTAAACTTCCAATCGTATATACATCAagatgtaatttttgatttgtaatatgcatggctaagaacttcatttggaccactttaaagcaattttctcattatttcgttttttgcaccctcagcttccaaattttctttttttttttttgtatctcagccaaatattgtcttatcctaacaaaccatacatcaacagaaagcttatttattcagatgatgtagaaatctcaattataaaatattgacccttatgactggttttgtggtccagggtcacatatatcaatCATTGCAAGACTTGGATTAAAACACTTGATTCATACAGATTCATTATATAATGCCTTTTTAAGACTTCTTTTGTTCTTCTAACGATAaccaaaatttcatttttgtgtgaactgtccctttaatgtcTTGTATTTCAGCttattttcaaagaaaatacaaagcCATGCAATGACTGTGTAGTTCCACTCACTGGTTTGGTTTAAATCTTGACTTCTTTATATTCACACTTTTCTCTGTCTTCTCCAGAACTTCTATGTAATGCGGTTTCTTCTGATGCTGATTACCCAGAAAGGGTTTACTAGGAGACACAATCTTTATAGCGTCTTGGTTGGAGCCACTGTTACTTTCATCAAGAGTTACTTGTCCAAACGCCTCCACAAGCTCTGTGTCTTTCATCAGTGAGTCTGCTGCATTCTCACCGGCCGTTTCTAGTGTTCCAGCAGCCTTGAGCTTGGATGTCAAAGACTCCTCTTGGCCCAACAGACCACCATTTTCCTGTATGTCAGCCATATTAATATTGACATTGGCTTTGTTTCTGTCACGAGATGGGATAATCATGTCCACATTGGAGTCTAAATGCTTATCTGTGCTTCGCTCGGCAAGGGCATGCTGATATTTAGCCTGAAACTCTGTCCGGACAGAGATTAAACTTGCTTGTtttctctcctcctcctccagatGTCCAAGTGCAAGGTGTACTTTCTCCACAAAGTCAGCAATCTTCTTTCCCTTATCTGGAAGAGTCTGAATGAATCTCCTGAAGAGATCGTAAAAGAACAAATTACGTTTAGTCATAATTATTTACACAGCATTTTATACGACTCAGAATGTCAGAGTAATAATTGGGAAAATAAGTGTCCATGCTGCACATAgctgattaata
The sequence above is a segment of the Labeo rohita strain BAU-BD-2019 chromosome 7, IGBB_LRoh.1.0, whole genome shotgun sequence genome. Coding sequences within it:
- the polr2m gene encoding protein GRINL1A; its protein translation is MSSAWTARQGEVGDLSSKSKDQLLEILSRQEKLLSNKRFIQTLPDKGKKIADFVEKVHLALGHLEEEERKQASLISVRTEFQAKYQHALAERSTDKHLDSNVDMIIPSRDRNKANVNINMADIQENGGLLGQEESLTSKLKAAGTLETAGENAADSLMKDTELVEAFGQVTLDESNSGSNQDAIKIVSPSKPFLGNQHQKKPHYIEVLEKTEKSVNIKKSRFKPNQLAVKSESSSPSQASGSTTPLTAEARRQRDRKHLDDITAAKLPPLHHSPAQLLPLEESAALLQEQTRKHLELQAKQAAQKLADGLSFKMESYNPEGGPLAAYREVHDDGAQLSSEED